A section of the Armatimonadia bacterium genome encodes:
- a CDS encoding exosortase/archaeosortase family protein, producing the protein MQEDSTTPQEPLEAPQSAPSWGPYVVGAALVLCFAQYLGWMLDRWWRDEYYGHGLLIPLICGYIVYRQLPVYKSLPRERQAPGLGVMVLGLALHLLATWKDVNFASGFAFLITLYGAVIWLWGWPVARAATFPVAFMAFGVPLGRVLVDMFAQPMQLFSAQLGGGFSQAIGVPTKVEGTTIRLPEYTFEVAVACSGLKTIISM; encoded by the coding sequence ATGCAGGAAGACTCCACAACCCCGCAAGAACCCCTCGAGGCGCCCCAGTCTGCACCATCCTGGGGCCCGTATGTTGTCGGCGCAGCGCTGGTGTTGTGCTTCGCGCAGTATCTGGGCTGGATGCTCGACCGGTGGTGGAGGGACGAGTACTACGGTCACGGCCTCCTGATCCCGCTCATCTGCGGGTACATCGTTTACCGTCAACTGCCCGTGTACAAGTCGTTGCCTCGCGAGCGGCAGGCACCGGGGCTAGGGGTGATGGTGCTCGGTCTGGCGCTGCACCTCCTCGCTACCTGGAAGGACGTCAACTTCGCTTCCGGCTTTGCCTTCCTGATCACGCTCTACGGAGCGGTGATCTGGCTCTGGGGCTGGCCGGTAGCCCGCGCAGCGACCTTCCCGGTGGCCTTCATGGCCTTCGGGGTTCCACTGGGGCGTGTGCTGGTGGACATGTTCGCCCAGCCGATGCAGCTCTTCAGCGCCCAACTCGGCGGCGGCTTCTCCCAGGCGATCGGGGTACCCACGAAGGTTGAGGGCACGACGATTCGCCTGCCGGAGTACACCTTTGAGGTGGCTGTCGCCTGCAGCGGGTTAAAGACCATCATCTCGATGT
- a CDS encoding glycosyltransferase family 39 protein, with product MQIDTVQSWQTRSRRIGIVGMAAVFVIILTLVFHAGQFKGITNVNAMDYGQVAWNLAQGRGYTTNLIRPLSLAHNTRIDGHPELTYAPLHPYIASLFMRVMGDKGKALALSCGLGFLLCVPVVFFLGWQLFDLRTGILSSALFATSLVYLRYSISGLEVTWMTLWVSLLFLTLHTLSRKARWRPHLSVAAGVLMALVYLTQYLWAIILPLVLVFILLSTDRRTRGATLGLFLAAFFVVILPWCVRNVRVAGNPFFTFHCAESVMMTRSHPGNTLYRQFTTDVPSWIGYAFTRPMEVIQKVRSDVETLYPVLLTIGGLFVTPFFLVGSLVTLGSATFERLRYLWHFMYLAVFTVAAFVLPSDRFLIPLGPVAGVIGVGLFFRLMDTKVGDLAPREHARYMGIGVAALVILQCLPLTFTLFRGATPEAERLARIEGTVREVAGLTNGPIITDVPWLVAWFADRPAIWLPKTVADLKNLQDKVGKVRWLLLTPQVVDENYDWAERTRAEWGPAWTEGIRGDIDFQGYRVYKRIAEGDWLLFVANPAAAQDLPPDVMKQYQQQGSGQGAGSSQAPAMPSRSTP from the coding sequence TTGCAGATCGACACCGTCCAATCTTGGCAGACCCGATCCAGACGCATCGGCATTGTCGGCATGGCCGCAGTGTTTGTCATTATCCTCACCCTCGTCTTCCACGCGGGGCAGTTCAAGGGCATCACGAATGTGAATGCCATGGACTACGGGCAAGTGGCCTGGAACCTGGCACAGGGCCGTGGGTACACCACCAACCTGATCCGCCCGCTTAGTCTTGCCCACAACACTCGCATCGATGGGCACCCGGAGCTGACCTACGCCCCACTGCATCCCTACATCGCGTCGCTGTTCATGCGCGTGATGGGCGATAAGGGGAAGGCCCTGGCGCTGTCCTGTGGCCTGGGGTTCCTGCTGTGCGTGCCGGTGGTGTTCTTCCTGGGCTGGCAACTATTCGACCTGCGCACCGGCATCCTGAGCTCGGCGCTGTTCGCGACCAGCCTTGTTTACCTGAGGTACTCGATCTCGGGGCTTGAGGTCACCTGGATGACGCTGTGGGTGAGCCTCCTGTTCCTGACCCTACACACCCTCTCTCGCAAGGCTCGTTGGCGGCCGCATCTGTCCGTCGCTGCGGGAGTACTGATGGCCTTGGTCTACCTGACACAGTACCTGTGGGCCATCATCCTGCCGCTGGTCCTAGTGTTCATCCTCCTGTCGACAGACCGCCGGACACGGGGCGCTACACTGGGCCTGTTTCTGGCAGCCTTCTTCGTGGTCATCCTCCCCTGGTGCGTGCGGAACGTGCGGGTTGCCGGTAACCCCTTCTTCACCTTCCACTGCGCCGAATCGGTGATGATGACCCGCAGTCACCCGGGCAACACCCTCTATCGCCAGTTCACCACCGATGTGCCAAGCTGGATCGGCTACGCCTTCACACGGCCGATGGAGGTCATCCAGAAGGTCCGCAGCGACGTGGAAACGCTCTACCCGGTGCTGCTGACGATTGGCGGGCTGTTTGTCACGCCCTTCTTCCTGGTGGGTTCGCTGGTCACCCTGGGGAGTGCGACCTTCGAGCGCCTGCGGTACTTGTGGCATTTCATGTACCTGGCTGTGTTCACGGTGGCGGCCTTCGTGCTACCCTCGGACCGCTTCCTGATACCGCTGGGTCCAGTGGCCGGAGTCATTGGCGTTGGGCTGTTCTTCCGCCTGATGGACACCAAGGTGGGTGACCTGGCCCCACGAGAGCACGCGCGGTACATGGGGATCGGCGTCGCGGCACTGGTGATTCTGCAGTGCTTGCCGCTGACCTTCACGCTCTTCCGCGGCGCCACACCCGAGGCGGAGCGGCTGGCACGGATTGAGGGAACGGTGCGGGAAGTGGCAGGCCTGACCAACGGGCCGATCATCACCGACGTCCCGTGGCTCGTCGCCTGGTTCGCCGATCGTCCCGCAATCTGGCTGCCCAAGACCGTGGCAGACCTCAAGAACCTGCAGGACAAGGTCGGCAAGGTGCGCTGGCTGCTGCTGACGCCACAGGTCGTGGACGAGAACTACGACTGGGCGGAGCGGACCCGTGCAGAGTGGGGACCGGCCTGGACGGAAGGCATCCGAGGCGATATCGACTTCCAGGGCTACCGGGTGTACAAACGCATTGCGGAGGGCGACTGGCTCCTCTTCGTCGCCAATCCCGCGGCTGCTCAGGATCTGCCGCCTGACGTCATGAAGCAGTACCAGCAGCAGGGGTCCGGTCAGGGAGCGGGCAGCTCGCAGGCACCCGCAATGCCCTCACGCAGTACGCCCTAG
- a CDS encoding carboxypeptidase-like regulatory domain-containing protein — translation MRRAGMVVAALLVMIALITGCGGGSSMTTNKVGTAAGSVNLAGSDPANLKLALDGLALGVAIQSDGSFRIPNIPPGTHVLDVLGPDGMLGGRAEFDLSSGETEILPPIDLELGGQIVGMVMKLENGVLTPLPNVQVVARSDLMWILADKGGTTVGAVGSSQGTALIYPPPEGEEYTAYTGEDGSYQMKSVRAGSYLVTVAVPGLEAGEQFVWVEPGCTAVADFHLEPSIPEGIATIQGTVTGADENGTQVPLAGALVEVTMDRPWQPEPPDDPIILPDTITLPGVKGAQTGTGPSVIYPPDLWWQVFATLTDTNGHYTLNVPSGRGTVSVSKWGYMGESRSLALQPSQTYTLDFALSPWGEIVPVPVGTRGR, via the coding sequence ATGCGTAGAGCTGGTATGGTAGTGGCGGCGCTCCTGGTGATGATCGCCCTCATCACGGGATGCGGCGGCGGAAGCTCGATGACCACAAACAAGGTAGGGACTGCGGCGGGAAGCGTCAACCTCGCCGGCAGCGATCCAGCCAACCTCAAGCTGGCACTGGACGGCCTTGCCCTTGGGGTGGCGATCCAGTCCGACGGTTCCTTCCGCATTCCGAACATCCCGCCCGGGACGCACGTACTCGACGTACTTGGTCCTGACGGCATGCTCGGCGGGAGAGCTGAGTTCGACCTGAGCTCCGGTGAGACGGAGATCCTTCCGCCGATCGACCTCGAGCTTGGTGGTCAGATCGTTGGGATGGTCATGAAGCTCGAGAACGGGGTTCTCACCCCGCTGCCAAACGTCCAGGTGGTGGCCCGCTCCGACCTGATGTGGATCCTCGCCGACAAGGGCGGGACGACCGTGGGAGCCGTCGGTAGCTCGCAAGGCACCGCGCTCATCTACCCGCCGCCCGAGGGGGAGGAGTACACGGCCTACACCGGCGAGGACGGCAGCTACCAGATGAAGTCCGTCAGGGCGGGCTCGTACCTGGTGACCGTTGCGGTGCCGGGACTGGAGGCCGGAGAGCAGTTCGTCTGGGTGGAGCCGGGATGCACCGCCGTGGCCGACTTCCACCTTGAGCCCTCCATCCCTGAGGGGATCGCGACGATCCAGGGCACCGTTACGGGTGCGGACGAAAACGGCACTCAGGTACCTCTGGCCGGGGCGCTGGTCGAGGTCACCATGGACCGGCCCTGGCAGCCTGAGCCGCCGGATGACCCGATCATACTCCCCGACACGATCACCCTTCCGGGTGTGAAGGGCGCGCAGACGGGCACTGGCCCTTCGGTCATCTACCCACCTGACCTCTGGTGGCAGGTGTTTGCGACGCTGACGGACACGAACGGCCACTACACACTCAACGTCCCCTCCGGCAGGGGCACGGTGAGCGTGTCGAAGTGGGGCTATATGGGCGAAAGCCGGAGCCTGGCCCTGCAGCCTTCGCAGACGTACACGCTCGACTTCGCCCTCAGTCCGTGGGGTGAGATCGTGCCGGTGCCGGTCGGGACGAGAGGCCGCTAA
- a CDS encoding glycosyl hydrolase, with product MRVLAVLALVASLTGCASAQSNCRLYLAAQYSWGDKVGFYLDLEGSTLEKLPVILGVADGSTWRFSSHVPGFVPDRDYQVRAVLGPKSSQVYLEGKQVAEVAGAWKIAKGPLEMNDRPSFALAPGDWLGCVNKVTATIQRDGGEVLRKEFSFGGAPDRALGLMFLEPGRPQRSELTISEGDTLIIDVSLRFALKDVRRWAPYLDKYGQCRYADFAEKVTSDDQLQADIAAEDAELAKMPPSPDFDQYGGYLKAGWTDKGTGYFRVLQREGKWWLISPEGNPCFFTGVSAAPAQGWETTPVTDREFLYEWLPPHEAPWSAAWTKDNWGTQDGTEYACLYTCNLIRKYGPEGWSEKATERAVRRLKAWGFGGGKWSSPAGVVSTPVLGRWGTPRLVKHPDVFDPAVCQALRQDLQRQMTPRLRDPLVLGWSLGNEYDEIINADEITAVMGKAATTPAKRALIDYVVAQTYGDDVAKAAAAWKVTASDREGLYAATPTLPAADLEQMRCLYEDRYYQTVYETVKGIDPNHLYLGFWIVPGWWQNEEDWRIAARHCDVIGYDRYNREYADERLTRLQKETGKPTLCGEFSMPPWYDGTRGFGRYGANSSSEQEAGELYVRWMQAASQDPYCVGMIWFMFRDQPLTGRGPGRGDQLVYGEHYAFGVITEADRVKWPLVRQMREANLQATNWRAKGEVK from the coding sequence ATGCGTGTTCTGGCCGTCCTGGCGTTAGTGGCGAGTCTGACGGGATGCGCGAGCGCCCAGTCGAACTGTCGTCTCTACCTGGCCGCGCAGTACAGTTGGGGAGACAAGGTCGGATTCTACCTGGACCTTGAGGGCAGCACGCTTGAGAAGCTGCCGGTGATCCTGGGCGTCGCCGACGGCAGCACCTGGCGTTTCTCGTCGCATGTGCCGGGCTTCGTGCCGGACCGCGATTACCAGGTTCGCGCAGTGCTCGGGCCTAAGAGCTCGCAGGTCTACCTGGAGGGGAAACAGGTAGCCGAGGTCGCCGGTGCCTGGAAGATCGCGAAGGGGCCGCTTGAGATGAACGATCGCCCCTCCTTTGCCCTAGCGCCGGGTGACTGGCTGGGATGCGTGAACAAGGTCACGGCGACGATCCAGCGTGACGGTGGTGAGGTTCTGCGCAAGGAGTTCTCCTTCGGTGGTGCACCGGACCGGGCCCTGGGGCTCATGTTTCTTGAGCCCGGTAGGCCGCAACGGTCGGAGCTGACGATCAGCGAGGGCGACACTCTCATCATCGACGTGAGCCTGCGCTTTGCCCTCAAGGACGTCCGACGCTGGGCACCCTACCTCGACAAGTATGGCCAATGCAGATATGCGGACTTCGCCGAGAAGGTCACCAGCGACGATCAGCTTCAGGCCGACATCGCCGCCGAGGACGCCGAGCTTGCGAAGATGCCGCCGTCGCCGGACTTCGACCAGTATGGCGGGTACCTGAAGGCCGGCTGGACGGACAAGGGAACCGGGTACTTCCGGGTCCTCCAGCGCGAGGGGAAGTGGTGGCTGATCAGTCCGGAGGGCAACCCGTGCTTCTTCACGGGCGTCTCTGCCGCACCTGCACAGGGCTGGGAGACGACGCCGGTGACGGATCGGGAGTTTCTGTATGAATGGCTGCCTCCGCACGAGGCGCCCTGGTCGGCGGCTTGGACCAAGGACAACTGGGGCACGCAGGACGGCACTGAGTATGCCTGCCTGTACACCTGCAACCTGATTCGCAAGTACGGGCCGGAAGGCTGGTCGGAGAAGGCCACGGAACGCGCGGTCCGGCGGCTGAAGGCCTGGGGCTTCGGTGGCGGCAAGTGGAGCAGCCCGGCTGGAGTGGTGAGCACGCCGGTGCTCGGCCGCTGGGGCACCCCGAGGCTTGTGAAGCACCCGGATGTCTTTGACCCGGCGGTCTGCCAGGCGCTGCGGCAGGACCTGCAACGCCAGATGACCCCACGGTTGAGGGACCCGCTGGTCCTGGGCTGGTCTCTGGGCAATGAGTATGACGAGATCATCAACGCCGACGAGATCACGGCCGTGATGGGCAAGGCGGCCACAACCCCTGCCAAGCGGGCCCTGATCGACTACGTCGTCGCGCAGACCTACGGTGACGATGTGGCCAAGGCAGCAGCGGCCTGGAAGGTCACGGCAAGCGATCGAGAGGGGCTCTATGCGGCGACACCCACGCTTCCGGCAGCAGACCTGGAGCAGATGCGCTGCCTGTACGAGGACCGCTACTACCAGACCGTCTACGAGACCGTGAAGGGCATCGATCCGAACCACCTGTACCTGGGGTTCTGGATCGTTCCGGGGTGGTGGCAGAACGAGGAGGACTGGCGGATCGCGGCCCGGCACTGCGATGTCATCGGCTACGACCGCTACAACCGGGAGTATGCGGATGAGCGCCTGACGCGGCTCCAGAAGGAGACGGGCAAGCCAACCCTGTGCGGCGAGTTCTCCATGCCGCCCTGGTATGACGGGACACGGGGCTTCGGCCGGTACGGCGCCAACAGCAGCAGTGAGCAGGAAGCCGGGGAGCTCTATGTGCGGTGGATGCAGGCGGCCTCGCAGGACCCCTACTGCGTCGGCATGATCTGGTTCATGTTCCGTGATCAGCCACTCACGGGACGCGGGCCCGGGCGAGGTGACCAACTGGTCTACGGCGAGCACTACGCCTTCGGGGTGATCACCGAGGCGGACCGGGTGAAATGGCCGCTCGTGCGCCAGATGCGAGAGGCGAACCTGCAGGCCACGAACTGGCGGGCGAAGGGCGAGGTGAAGTAG
- a CDS encoding acetylxylan esterase, whose product MKHAVWALFLALVTSCTYAQTEGVPWTQDATGWHASTPVYEVQVTPEGNWRSLKVLGVEYLVGPPKMAAAGYFFQDKVLKLPELQQVAPESLLAQSDVARLRCDLGREAMTWTLTNLSARRLLYILVLDPAVTAVRDSKGRFTKPPVSNQWAESTWFRDGTRLQISGSTKLWGWIETRQVWELDLDPGQTKQVTFQMARATDEEVTQASNVKPPEPPAEPVGPMWDLQRFSRAPQVYPAEGFTPQLPEPGNLKGIFYEGMPFEGKPTRVFAWLGIPKTEPGQKVPGMVLVHGGGGTAFEGWVKRWMDRGYAAIAMDTCGCVAGGTHSNRPRHDKGGPAGWGGFDQIDWPREDQWTFHAIADVLLANSLLRSLPEVDADRIGVTGISWGGYLTSLVSGVDTRFRFAAPVYGCGYYLETTFGDRLRGLGADRADRWMRWWDPSVYLKDSTVPMLWVTGSNDFAYWFPALQKSYRTGRGSRTLCVRLRMPHGQESGETPEEIRVFADSLLKGVDPLPRVTGQGRDGDQVWATFDSKHPLGRAELNYTKDSGKWPDRRWESVPARVEGDKVTASLPEGTTTYYLNLFDDRGCVVSTEHEELAPPKP is encoded by the coding sequence ATGAAGCACGCAGTCTGGGCGCTCTTCCTGGCCCTGGTCACCAGTTGCACCTACGCACAGACCGAGGGTGTTCCCTGGACCCAGGACGCCACCGGCTGGCATGCCTCGACGCCCGTCTACGAGGTTCAGGTCACCCCGGAGGGGAACTGGCGCAGCCTCAAGGTGCTGGGCGTCGAGTACCTCGTCGGGCCACCGAAGATGGCCGCAGCCGGGTACTTCTTCCAGGACAAGGTTCTCAAGCTCCCCGAGTTGCAGCAGGTCGCTCCGGAGTCCCTCCTTGCTCAGAGTGACGTCGCCCGCCTTCGATGTGATCTCGGCCGGGAAGCCATGACCTGGACGCTGACCAACCTCAGCGCCAGGCGCCTCCTGTACATCCTCGTTCTGGACCCGGCCGTGACGGCTGTTCGTGACAGCAAGGGCCGCTTCACCAAGCCTCCGGTCTCGAACCAGTGGGCCGAATCGACCTGGTTCCGTGACGGCACGCGTCTGCAGATCAGCGGCAGCACCAAGCTCTGGGGCTGGATCGAGACCCGGCAGGTGTGGGAGCTCGACCTCGACCCCGGACAGACCAAACAGGTGACCTTCCAGATGGCAAGAGCCACAGATGAAGAGGTAACTCAAGCTTCCAACGTCAAGCCACCGGAGCCTCCCGCCGAGCCCGTGGGACCCATGTGGGACCTCCAGCGCTTCTCCAGGGCCCCGCAAGTCTACCCGGCCGAGGGATTCACGCCGCAGCTCCCCGAGCCCGGCAACCTCAAGGGCATCTTCTACGAAGGCATGCCCTTCGAGGGCAAGCCGACACGGGTCTTCGCCTGGCTCGGCATCCCCAAGACCGAACCCGGACAGAAGGTGCCGGGCATGGTTCTCGTCCACGGTGGCGGCGGCACCGCCTTCGAAGGATGGGTGAAGCGCTGGATGGACCGGGGCTACGCCGCGATCGCCATGGATACCTGCGGCTGCGTCGCCGGAGGCACCCACAGCAACCGCCCCCGCCATGACAAGGGCGGTCCGGCAGGCTGGGGAGGCTTCGACCAGATCGACTGGCCCCGCGAGGACCAGTGGACCTTCCATGCCATCGCGGACGTGCTGCTCGCCAATTCGCTGCTGCGCTCGCTGCCGGAGGTCGATGCCGACCGCATCGGCGTCACGGGGATCTCCTGGGGCGGCTACCTCACCAGCCTCGTCTCCGGCGTCGACACCCGGTTCCGCTTCGCGGCCCCGGTGTATGGCTGCGGCTACTACCTGGAGACGACCTTCGGAGACCGCCTCCGTGGTCTCGGCGCCGATCGTGCCGATCGCTGGATGCGGTGGTGGGACCCGTCGGTGTACCTCAAGGACAGCACGGTGCCTATGCTGTGGGTGACCGGCAGCAACGACTTCGCCTACTGGTTCCCGGCACTCCAGAAGTCCTACCGTACAGGCCGTGGTTCGCGCACACTGTGCGTACGCCTGCGAATGCCTCATGGTCAGGAGTCCGGCGAGACGCCCGAGGAGATCCGCGTCTTCGCCGACAGCCTCCTGAAGGGCGTCGACCCGCTGCCGCGAGTCACCGGCCAGGGACGCGACGGCGATCAGGTCTGGGCCACCTTCGACAGCAAGCACCCGCTCGGCAGAGCAGAGCTGAACTACACGAAGGACTCCGGCAAGTGGCCGGACCGCCGGTGGGAGTCCGTGCCGGCCAGAGTGGAAGGCGACAAGGTCACCGCCTCGCTTCCCGAAGGCACGACCACCTACTACCTGAACCTCTTCGACGACCGTGGCTGTGTCGTGAGCACTGAGCACGAAGAGCTTGCGCCGCCGAAGCCCTGA
- a CDS encoding NPCBM/NEW2 domain-containing protein has protein sequence MVSLRQSAAGRTFGYYVLACLIATCLVATAGQAQTEATGVLPLANLSVEGGARPPVQATADGFLVPATGKVTADVLAAPDAFLCRLTPGANPDVVQLSIGRVSSSRCDSLFSPERDEALTFEGKELALTDTGKGFRVSAQGPLTVRVVKDYIKSKPGMKWYRPLDKSTFKRAPAGWCSWYIYWQGITEDEMIKNTDWLAKNLKQFGCEYVQIDDGWQGVGHGSGENRDWYVTEKTKFPHGMKWLASEIRARGFRPGIWLIPFADSDEQRFRANPERYIRRADGTSITETPDPKTGNVAIEWTGRYIVDPTGPAGQKWFHDLFTMLCDDWGYDYVKIDGQGGSRSAPDRGRAQLVNPKMEPDQAYRAGLDAIKSVMGPDRFLLNCGGQYDSCGYCEGIRIGGDVGPNWSGMQPAISSTMSQLYRNHIAFWTDPDVVCVRPRGNAGSSLSFDQAQVWATLLGITGQLLMASDRMYDLPEQNVELYRRIFPVADIRPMELYPLKGRPRVFDLRISKPGVGDWDVVALFNWNETSTAQISFGPSDLGLPAGSYLAYDVWNKRLVGPFDRALTMSLPPSSCKVISVRPFADHPQLVGTSRHLTQGADDLLAAQWDPAVLTWSGRSTVVGGDPYEVRFSLPPGWTAQGEGVRTEGSVAVLTLNRDQNQEAAWSAKFARTNLAAAAPTVRTAKVEGTGRQAHLTWQGENAFAYVVYRNGEALGRTAEQQLTDIVPGKGQTYRYEIAAVGWTGESARVSAGEFMAQPSPRGTAQDARLQDLKPQSSTQDWGRLTMGKSAESNPISIAGKVYEHGLGTHANSEIRYRLDNRYQRFEALVGVDDEKNGAGTVVFQVFADGAKVWDSGLMRGKQAAKQVSVPLEGVDELVLVATDGGDGIDCDHADWAQGQFIGNK, from the coding sequence ATGGTGAGCCTGCGGCAGTCGGCGGCGGGTCGGACCTTCGGGTACTACGTCCTCGCATGTCTCATCGCAACCTGCCTTGTTGCGACGGCAGGGCAGGCACAGACGGAGGCGACAGGAGTGCTTCCCTTAGCGAATCTGAGTGTCGAGGGCGGAGCGAGACCGCCCGTGCAGGCGACTGCCGACGGATTCCTCGTCCCGGCCACGGGAAAGGTAACGGCCGACGTCCTGGCTGCACCGGATGCCTTCCTGTGTCGGCTGACCCCCGGTGCGAATCCGGACGTGGTGCAGCTTAGCATCGGCCGTGTGAGCAGCTCGCGGTGCGACTCGCTGTTCAGTCCCGAGCGGGACGAGGCCCTCACCTTTGAGGGCAAGGAACTGGCGCTGACAGACACCGGCAAGGGCTTCCGGGTGTCGGCGCAGGGGCCTCTCACCGTGCGGGTCGTCAAGGATTACATAAAGAGCAAGCCGGGCATGAAGTGGTACCGCCCGCTCGACAAGAGCACCTTCAAGCGGGCTCCGGCAGGCTGGTGCTCCTGGTACATCTACTGGCAGGGCATCACCGAAGACGAGATGATCAAGAACACCGACTGGCTCGCGAAGAACCTGAAGCAGTTCGGGTGCGAGTACGTCCAGATTGACGACGGCTGGCAGGGAGTCGGTCACGGCAGCGGTGAGAACCGCGACTGGTACGTGACCGAGAAGACCAAGTTCCCGCACGGGATGAAGTGGCTTGCGAGTGAGATCCGGGCGCGAGGGTTCCGCCCGGGCATCTGGCTGATCCCCTTCGCCGATAGTGACGAGCAGCGGTTCCGCGCGAACCCCGAACGCTACATCCGCAGGGCCGACGGTACCAGCATTACCGAGACGCCGGACCCGAAGACGGGCAACGTAGCCATCGAGTGGACGGGACGCTATATCGTCGACCCGACCGGGCCCGCGGGGCAGAAGTGGTTCCATGACCTGTTCACGATGCTCTGTGATGACTGGGGGTACGACTACGTCAAGATCGACGGGCAGGGCGGCTCACGGAGCGCTCCTGATCGTGGCCGTGCGCAGTTGGTGAACCCCAAGATGGAGCCCGACCAAGCGTACCGCGCTGGCCTCGACGCCATCAAGTCGGTGATGGGCCCCGACCGATTCCTGCTCAACTGCGGCGGGCAGTACGACAGTTGCGGGTACTGCGAGGGCATCCGCATCGGCGGAGACGTCGGCCCGAACTGGTCGGGAATGCAGCCGGCTATCAGCTCCACCATGTCGCAACTGTACAGGAACCACATCGCTTTCTGGACCGATCCGGACGTGGTCTGCGTGCGTCCGCGAGGCAACGCGGGGAGCTCGCTGAGCTTCGATCAGGCCCAGGTGTGGGCGACCTTACTGGGAATCACCGGGCAGCTTCTGATGGCCAGTGACCGCATGTACGACCTGCCGGAGCAGAACGTGGAGCTATACCGGCGGATCTTCCCGGTGGCGGATATCCGGCCGATGGAGCTGTATCCGCTGAAGGGTCGGCCACGGGTCTTTGACCTGCGGATCAGCAAGCCCGGAGTCGGGGACTGGGACGTGGTCGCCCTGTTCAACTGGAACGAGACCTCCACTGCGCAGATCAGCTTTGGGCCGTCGGATCTGGGGCTGCCTGCGGGGAGTTACCTGGCCTATGACGTGTGGAACAAGCGGCTGGTCGGCCCCTTCGATAGGGCGCTGACGATGTCACTGCCGCCCTCTTCGTGCAAGGTCATCTCCGTGCGGCCCTTCGCCGACCACCCGCAACTGGTGGGGACCTCGCGGCATCTGACCCAGGGCGCCGATGACCTGCTCGCGGCGCAGTGGGACCCGGCGGTGCTGACCTGGTCGGGTCGCAGTACGGTGGTCGGTGGAGACCCCTACGAAGTGCGCTTCAGCCTTCCCCCGGGATGGACGGCACAGGGAGAGGGAGTGCGCACGGAGGGATCGGTAGCCGTGCTGACGCTGAACCGCGATCAGAACCAGGAAGCAGCCTGGTCGGCCAAGTTCGCCCGGACGAACCTCGCAGCGGCAGCGCCGACGGTCCGCACTGCAAAGGTCGAGGGCACCGGTCGGCAGGCACACCTGACCTGGCAGGGCGAGAACGCCTTTGCGTATGTGGTCTACCGCAACGGCGAGGCGCTCGGACGGACTGCGGAGCAGCAACTTACGGACATCGTGCCGGGCAAGGGCCAGACCTACCGCTATGAGATCGCTGCGGTGGGCTGGACCGGTGAGTCGGCTCGGGTGTCGGCTGGGGAGTTCATGGCTCAACCCTCACCGCGAGGGACGGCCCAGGATGCCAGACTGCAGGACCTCAAGCCCCAGAGCAGCACGCAGGACTGGGGTCGGCTCACCATGGGCAAGAGCGCTGAGAGCAACCCGATCAGCATCGCGGGGAAGGTCTACGAGCACGGCCTCGGCACCCACGCAAACAGTGAGATCCGCTACCGGCTCGACAACCGCTACCAACGTTTCGAGGCGCTGGTGGGCGTTGACGACGAGAAGAACGGCGCCGGGACAGTGGTCTTCCAGGTCTTCGCGGACGGTGCCAAGGTGTGGGACAGTGGGCTGATGCGGGGCAAGCAGGCGGCGAAGCAGGTAAGCGTGCCGCTGGAGGGCGTGGATGAACTGGTTCTCGTGGCCACGGACGGCGGCGATGGGATCGACTGCGACCACGCGGACTGGGCGCAGGGCCAGTTCATCGGCAACAAGTAG